Genomic DNA from Schistocerca serialis cubense isolate TAMUIC-IGC-003099 chromosome 5, iqSchSeri2.2, whole genome shotgun sequence:
AATTGCACCTCTAGGAATAATATTAGTAATCATTGCAAAATTTTATTACTCAGTGATGTTGAATTATTTACTCCCTCCTTTCTTGTATTTTTCAATCTGTATTTCCATACTGTACTTACCATTCAGCTCCTGTCTTTACATTATGTGGTCAGTCTATGTACTTCTGGCAGAAGTCTTTCATAAACGGATGATTTTATTACTTTATATGCATGTCCCTATTAGCTGAGTAAATGGACAATTATTGCTGGAGGCCAAATAAAGAACATGCTCGGGTCACAGTTATCTTTAAACAAGCTGGAGTCATAAGAAGTGGCAACATTGTGAAGACCGCCTACTACAAATGGAGTAATGCATTCAGGGAAATGTGAATTGTGATAGTTTTGACTACAATTGTTGTATGATGTGCAACAAGTGGTAAAATGTTTCCCATTGACATTCAACGACTGCTATCTGTCTGCAAAGTCGCCATTTCTTACTGATTTGTTATTGTAGAAACAACATCAAAAGACAGCATGAGAAACAAATAATAAACTGCATACATGTAACATGTTGGAAAAAAGTTGTGTTTTACTTATAGCAAATCTGTATTATCATTAATTAAATAACAGCTTTTCACATTCCATTCAAATACATTGTCCCAAGATACGCAAACAGTTCTCCTTACATTGGAAATAAGAGCTTTCCCATTGATTTCCTTGTATAATCAGACACAGatgtgcacagaacatttctggggAAAAGCTGGATAATTTACTTGTGGTCTACacaaaacattttgaaaaataGTATATCAGTAACAATTAATACTTTTCACGATTTGTAATTTAATGCGTAAAAGTACCCAAGAACTCGAAAAAATTTCGTGAAGGTGAGATTCCAAGAAGTTCCCCCAGTCCACTGCATTATGTAAGAATACAAACTAAGTCTGATTCTTGGATAAATCTAAATCTgggatatttttgtttatttatttcattagatTCTAAAGAATGAACAGTGAAGGATGAATAAGATCTTCATAAGAGAAAGAAATATTAGCTTACGAAAAGTGATTAAAAGCTTTGCCGATGTATGTGAAAATGTGTGAAAGATTGTAGGAACTGACAAGTTGTATCATACCGTAATAAATGAGTCATTATATTTCTGCAGGTTATCAGTGGAAAGACTTCCGAAAATTCAAACtttctgcagaagagcttctgtaaagtttgaaaggtaggaggcgaggtactggcggaattgaagctgtgaagacaggttgtgagtcttgcttgggtagctcaggtggtagagcacttgcccgcgaatgacaaaggtcccgagttcgagtctgggtctgtcacacagttttaaactgtcaggaactttcagcgcacactccactgcagattgaatATCTCATTCTACTGTAAAGATTGACAGTTGTTACATTATTTCTCCTTGTCCCAGTACAACTGAAAATCAGTCAAATTAACCTATATTCAAGTTACCATTGctttgttctcttatttttgattctAATTTTTAGCTGTGGCTTTTTCTGATTAAGAAACTGCGGTGATAGTCCAGTGTAAAGCAACGTGTATACCGATTTCTAACAACACTACACAAACCGTTATCTTACCATAAACagtaaaaatttgttttttaacgTCTTATGTATCAGCATACCATAGCTACATTCTGCAGTAGGCCTATATGTGACAGCTGCACTATATAATTTTCAACgtctgttaaaatttcattcttgtccATTTAACGGGAAAAGTATTACTGATTCAAGCTTGTTCCCATGTGTAAATTGTAGCATCGCGTTAATGTGTGAATATATGATCCGTCCTATCGTGTATGATACGAGGTCTCTGCATTGGACACGTTGTTCCGTTTTCGATACCTTTTAAAATTACTTTTGCGGATATTTAAATGGGTAGATAACCAGTGATTCGTACTTTTTTACACGAGTTAAACGCATAGTTACATGTATTACAGTGTAAAATAGCACAATTACATGAATTAGAGcgtaaaacagttttgtttttaaaGTGCAACGAGACGTCCATTTAGCGAGTCCGGCCATCTATTCATTATTTGACAACTGTGAGGGGTTGTGATACTGAAGGCTCCAGCCTGCGTAAAGTAGGCTGTAATATGACACAAAGAGTAAAGCAGTTTGACGTCCAGTTTAGGTGATCATGGTCACTGAAAACAAGGATGTACGGCTCTGGTTCTAACCTCCTTGACTGAAAAATaccaatgttattgaatctgtggTTTTGACAATATCGATAGTGAACTGTCAATTCATTCATTCTGCGGGTAAATTGTTATATTCAAGTAGCGTATTATCACTGGTTTATCTCATGACAGGTATTTTGCGGTGGATTAAAAAACTGGATAAGGAAAATAACAGCAGCGCGATGAAAGTGGAGAGTACGAAGGATATGGATAATCAAGGCAACAATACGAATCCGGAGGAGGCAAACACAAGCACGGAGCAGGCAAACGCTTTTCTGGAGCAGACTACGGAGGAATTCGACCGTGGTAAGTTATCGCCCGGGGAGGTGCTAACATACATTGGCAGCAGTTCTAATTTGGGTGGTCAGTACAGTGAGTGGTACTGAAATCTTAAGTAGAAGGTTGAATTAGGCAATAAGGTCATAACATAGTCAATGTCCTCATTAATTTATGACGCTTCAAGGCCAGGCCATTATAATGTTAAACTGAAGCTCCCACTTTAAATTTTGCGCATAGGTTAGTCACCAAAATTCAATTTGTTACTGTTGTAAAGAAATGTAATAGTTTTCACCCAGTACTTCCCGCTTTAGTGTACATTAGCTGACTGGAAAAGTTTTCTTGTTCCATGTAATAACTAATCCGCCACAGCAACGTAAAGAGAACAACAAACAGCTGCAGTATTTTTGCGTGTCAGTATAATGGTATGTCATTTTTGTCGAACCCCTACTCATTCTCGGAAAAGCAGTCATCACATGGTGTGACACtcgccttccctccccccccccccccccctccaccaccacgccTCATCATATTGTGAAAAGGAGCAACCCCcatcactgcaataactttgttgaGTCTTGTTCTTGCTTATTAATTATATGATAATTTTTCAGTATAACGAAAGAATTGTTTCCTGGGTCTATTTCTTCCCTATTTATCCATTAAAAATGAATCAAAAGTTAGAGTATGCAGTCAATGACTGTAGGTCCGCAACAGCACATTATGCCGTTTCAAATTATGTAAAACTTTAAGTCCCCAGAATAAGCCACACGAAGTGAAATGTAAATGTGTGTAATGTAATGGGAAAAAACAGTTTAGGCGTTTGTAAATTAGATAATTGAAGAAAGGCACCTCCATAATAAAATATAAAGATGAAACTTGGAGAATATATCGTGCAGGATAACAGAATAATTGCAGTCATATTACTAAAAGGATGTATTCCTTCTGAACATCAGACAAAGCATGCTCTCCACCAGCTCCACATTCACTCCTTGGAGGAGAGTGCTTGATGATCTGCGTGCCACAGACCACGTCCCACCAAAATCCAGGAGTGTACTACAGCCTCCCATGTGTTGCACCTATAGGGAAAACATGGGAAAGATTGGATTAATTGTGGCACGCACAGAGGTGTTTAAATAGTCATTCTTCCTGCAATAAATACTGAATAACATAGTAAGAAGCCCTAATAAATGGTATATATCCAATGACTTGCATgtcactgtgatttgcagagtatatataCAGATGAAGATGTAAAGAATGGTTATTCAGCAAAGCACACTGTCTGCTTAGTAGGCTACTGTGTTAGAACATAAAGACAGGTCCTTGAATGTGAGAATTATATCAGAATTAACCATCATGCTGTGCACCAATGTCAGAGTTTCATTGGCAGCTTGAAGACATCCTGTTCACTTCTGGAGCAAAGAGCACTGTTCCGCAATTTGAGTCATTTTACAGCTTAGTGGGGTTCAAATCCAGATGAGAACATCAGTGTGTTTCAGATAGTATGGGGAAAATTTTGGTTTATTTACAAAAACAGGAAAAGATTGTGGTGCTCTTGAATACCATGAATGACTGCACATGGCCCAAACTTGATATCAACAGGATCTCTAGGGGTTGTAGAAGGAACCAAATtactgacaaactgcctgttggcttctgtctctgaTTCTTTAGCTGCAGCACAGGGATGCAGGAGGctttttctctttcttgttgaagctactgTCATGTTTTTGCATCTGTTTGGCTTCCCTGAACAAGCAGACTTTGTAGCTCTTCTccacagcagggggggggggggtttacgggcgctcaacatcgaggtcatcagcttCTCCACAGCAATTACACCacagccaatttctccacctgtcccaacctgtAAAGCCACTAATGTTTGGTGGTGCTCACCTTGATGGATCATCCAGCCATTTCCACATAGTTTTCCACATGAACATGGTATGTGCTGTATTCCTAACATTGCAAGTGTGCCCCCTTTTATCATTTGCCGATCTAAGAAACTCTTTGATCTTCTTGCAGTGTGGAACCATGGTGAGAAACAACCCAGTGATTTCCTAAGACACCTGAAACGTCTCCATACTATCATAAAAATTTACTAAGGAGGTAGAAAAGGGCCAACAGCTACCcttaatagatttatttatttattattattgtcctgtagatcatacaatttgtacagcaaagcacatcatgatataggacaagtccaTTTGAAAATTATGTTGAGGCGATGTATGAGAGATGACAGTAATGGTGCATAACTCACATTGCAGAATACAtataggatatatagacaaaatataaaaaggtggtgtgtgatgagagatgacagtggtGGTACATACTACACATATCAGAGTACATATAGGAGATGCAGTCAGAAATCAATAACATACAATAATTAAATCATCTTACCAAGTAGAAATACCTACAGGTGAATaaacagcttattacaagtaatgAAAATTTTGTGGTACATACATCACAcagcagaatacatatatgagatacagacaggtgaataaacagcttattacaagtaatgAAAATTTTGTGGTACATACATCACAcagcagaatacatatatgagatacagacagaatgtaAATAAGATACAgtgattaaattatcttactaagtagagaTAACTACAAGTGAATAAACAGCTTATtcacagtaattaaaattttgtttcaagaaattcatgtacagAATAGAAAAAATGATTTAGTAGTAATTCCTTTAATTcaattctcattatttttgggttttttcttgtttttatgtctgttgggatgTGGTTgtatataataaatgaaaagcaccagtttgcttttgttctacaacattacttttattgttaaccagtttttggcttacaaggccatcttcagacatttattgagtattatcaccaaagaaattacaatgtttgcaagcaacattggaagagaaacattgtaacttctttggtcataatactcagtaaatgtctgaagatggccttgtaagccaaaaaccagttaacaataaaagtagtactgtagagcaacatatataattttgtgttgtgagctATAATTTGTAATTgggttttgtttctggtgtcatgtgtGTGGCGGTCTGGATTCCTAGTGtggtactgtaaaacaagctagttccactATATATAGGCATGGCAGTGACAGGATTTTTAATTGTTGAaacagtggtttacagtgttcaatagtcgaattaaatcgggtgatgctgagggaattagattaggaaatgagacacttaaagtagtaaaggagttttgctatttggggagcaaaataactgatgatggtcgaagtagagaggatataaaatgtagactggcaatggcatggaaagcgtttctgaagaagagaaatttgttaacattgagtatagatttaagtgtcaggaagtcgtttctgaaagtatttgtatggaatgtagccatttatggaagtgaaacatggacgataaatagtttgaacaagaagagaatagaagctttccaaatgtggtgttacagaagaatgctgaagattagatgggtagatcacataactaatgaggaggtgtttaatagaattggggagaagaggagtttgtggtacaatttgactagaagaagggatcggttggtaggacatgttctgaggcatcaagggatcaccagtttagtattggagggcagcgtggagagtaaaaattgtagagggagaccaagagatgaatacactaagcagattcagaaggatgtagactgcagtacgtactgggagatgaagatgcttgcacaggatagagtaggatggagagctgcgtcaaaccagtctcaggactgaagaccacaacaaaaacagaacAGTATGAAAAGCTAAACAGTGCTCAGTTTGCAAGAGAAGTTAAAATTAATTACTTCTGTGTACTTAATATTGAAAAATGCATTACaagaaaattttatgttttcaatgtcatctggaaaacacacacacacccacacacacacacacacacacacacacacacacacacagagagagagagagagagagagagagagagagagagagagagagagatattcaaatcaatcaatcaaactGGCGATCAAGGACCATGTAGATCATGTGTCGACCTCACAATGCTCCTCCATAGTTAGCGATCTAGTTGTCACGGACTCCTAGCTGGCAAAGGTCTTTCTGTAGCTCATCCTTCCATCCTCCCATAAGTACAGCTTTTGCCTTAGAGGTTTCTGGTCTCCTAGCAATGTGGCCTGCCAAGCTTATTCTTTGTGCTTTCAGTTTTTGCATGATGTTCAGTTGCCTCATCAGCTCATACAGttcttgggttttttttttttttctatgtctcCACTAGATCCCTTCCTGGACAGGCCTGAAGATAcatctcataatttttctttcttagACCAACAAGttatcttcatccttcttgttgtGCTTAAGGTTTCTGTCCCATAAAATAATACTGGCACTATCATGGCATTGTATGCTACAAGTTTGGTCTTAATTTACAGATTCTTGGATGACATTATCTCAGACTAAAATAAGTTTTagagtcattcacaatatgttggtttatttcctgttttaaattgtTTTGCCTGTTAACCATGtaccaaggtatttaaaattttccactttagcaaatttccataTCCCTACTTGTAATGGGATACCTCCATTACCTCAGTCTTTTCTGCATTAATCTATAACCCAGTCTTACTTGCATTTTGCACtaggtcctctacagtttctgccatttCTTCCTCTGATTCTACTAGAACTGGGTTGTCACCTGCATAACTCAGTAAATCTGTCCTGCCATTTAGCGTCACCCCtttgttttctcttttcatttctcagATTACTTTCTCTTGGACCAGATTAAATAACAGTGGTGAAATAACATCACCCTGTCTCACACCAATTCTGATATGGAATTCCTTGGACAGCTCCCCTTGGTATTTGACTTTGGCTTTTGTCTCTGCTGTGAAAACCTTGACCATATTTATTAACTCCATTGGCATACCAAGCTCTCTCAGGATGTTGTACGTATTTAATCTGTGGATACTGTCTAAGCCTTTGAGAAGTCCACAAACATTACCAGAAACCGATGGTGGAATTCTCAACACTTTTCCAGATTTGCCTCATGGTGAAAATTTGATTGATTGTCGATCGTCATTCTTGGAACCCTGCCTGGTACTCTGCTACAATATCTTTTGCAAATGGCTCAAGTTTTTCAAGTAGTATTAAAGATAGAATTTTGTAAGGTACACTTAGCAGAGAAATGTCCCTGTAGTTGGTACAATTCCTATTACTGTTCTTTTTATGCAGTGGGATAATGACAGCTGATTTCCACTTTTCTGGGATTTCATCTTTTTCCCATATTTCTTTTATGAGATTGTATAGCTATTTCTGAAGTGTTTCTCCTTTTTCCTTCAACAACTCTATCGTTATCCTGTCTTCTCCTGGTGCCTTAATATTCTTTAGTTTCCTCATTGCTCTTCCTACATCTTTTTGAGTCACTTGAGTGTTTGCAGCTTCTCCTTCACCCTCTTTATTATTCTCATGTAGAAAGACACTCTCTGGATCTTCAGCATTTaataactcttcaaaatattctctccacctattcagaattttttttcttgtctgttagcatatTGCCATCCTTACCATTAACTACAGCTTATCATTAACTAAAGCTTTGCTTCTGTGACCATTCCACACGTTTCAACATCTGAAACATTTTCGTGCTGTCTAATATTGTATTTGCCTTTTCGATTTCATCAATCATATTGTTCATGTACTTTCTTTTTTCTGTTCCCAAACTCCTATTTGTTTCTCTTCTTATGGTCTTTAGTGCTTCATGTTGTTATGCGCATTGTCTGTCCAGCATGTGCACCACCCTTGCTCTCTTCCTGGCATTCAGAGCTTGTTCACATGTCtcattgaaccatttcttcttagtTGTTAGCTTTCTCTTTCCTAGAATTTCTTCAGCTGCTTAAGTTACAGGGGTCCTTATTTCTTCCCATTGCTTGTTAGCACTTATTTCATTAGCATGGTCTGATGCCAATACTTCAAACTTGTTATGCACTTTAATGTTATACTGCTGGCATATCTCTGGATCCTTAAACTTCTCAATATCAAACTGTCTCTTGGCCATgttgttctttttcattttgtaGCACAGCTGTAACAGTAATTTGACTATGACTAGGAAGTGGTCTGTGCTCGCATCTGCTCCTCTGTACGATCTCACATCcatcacacaccgagcgaggtggcgcagtggttaaacactggactcacattcaggaggacgacggttcaatcccgcggccggccatcctgatttaggttttccgtgatttccttaaatcgctccagacaaatgctgggatggttcctttcaaagggcacagccgacttccttccccgtccttccctaatccaacgagactgatgacctcgctgtctggtctccttccccaaaacaacgcaACCCAATCAAATCCATCACACACTTCTTGTGTCTCTCATCTATCAGCAGATGATCTGTCAGGTTGACAGTGCAACCATCTGGAGAAATCCAGGTGCCTTTGTGATCTGTTTGTGGGGGAAAGATGTTGAGCTCACTACAAGATTCTGACTTAATGTAAAACTGATTAACAGCAggccattttcatttgtttttgcatGTAAACTTTCTTTTCCAATTGTTGGTATATACATCTCTTCTTGTCCCactttggcattgaagtctcccagaatTATCTTACCAGACACAGACACctatgtatgtgcggatggatatgtgtgcgtgtgtgcgcgagtgtatacctgtccttttttccccctaaggtaagtctttctgctcccaggattggaatgactccttacactctcccttaaaacccacatcctttcgtctttccctctccttccctctttcctgatgaagcaaccgtgggttgcaaaagctggaattttgtgtgtgtgtttgtgtctctatcaacataccaaaaaGTGCCAATATTATCTTTTGGCAGGTGTACTGGTTGTGGTGGAGGTAGTATCGGATGGGGTTGGTGGAGGGAGAGGGAAATGGAAGGCAGGAGATGGACTCAGGGCAGATAGCTCAGAAGGAGGTGGCTGGTTTGCTAGCTAGGAATGTCTGAGGGTAGCAAGTATATGGGTTGGCATGATTGTGGTGGCCAGTGGGGAGCAGCACACACTGAAGGTGATGTGGGATGTGAACTGGGAGGGGATGACAGTATGGAGGAAGGGGAACCGTTGGgtgaagggtgtggggacagtgggttacctGACATTGAGGCCAGGTTGATTacaggagtgaaggatgtgttgcaaagaCACTCCTCTCTCTGTAGTTCAGAGAATCTGGTGGTGTGTGGAAGgattgagatggctccagttgtaaagcagccattgaaatggaGCTTATTGTGCCACCAGGTGGTCAAAGTTGTTCTTAACAACAGTTTGGCAGGGGCCACTCATCGtaatggacagctggttggtagtcacaccagcATAAAAggtgtgcagtgtttgcagcagagttggtatataacattgctgctttcacaggtggcacgacctctgatggggtaggataagcctatgACAGGACTGGTGTACAAGGTGCCTTGTGGGTGGGTTGGGCAAGTCTTGCACCTTTGTCAGCCAAAGGGTTCTGATCCCAGTGGCAAGGGATTGGGAatgggagtggaatagggatggactaggacacTGTGTGCGTTTATGTGGGTGATGGAAcacactttaggaggggtgggaaggatctttggTAGGATGTCCCCCATTTCAGGGCAGGGTGAGAGATAATCAAAGCTCTGGTAAAGGATATGGTTCTGTTGTGGCagttgtagctgattcttggggagGTATGAGGGTATGGCACTGGAAATGCATTTGCAGTCTAGTTTTGTGAGGTGTTCCTTGCCTGTGACAGCTTTTGTACTGTTCAAGGGAGTTCTTATCACAACAGATACATTGTCCacagatggctaggctgtatgggagggatattTTGAAGGGTTTAATGTGGAGAgagatgtggatggagccatcagaggtttttctttttttttttttttttaaatctcattttgtttggttttgttcgttgcatctgctcggggcggacatcgtaagacatccatttaagttcgttgttgattgattgactcagtttttttattacagagggcagctaaccctctgaccgaacacgctgagctaccgtgccggctgagcgTTGGAGGTCAAAATCCAGGAAGGTGGCGCATTGGATAGAGGAGGACCAGATGAACCAGATGGGAGAAAAGGTATTGAGGACGTGAAAGAATGTGGAAAAGGTgtctggccctgagtccagatcatgaaaatatcatcagtgaacctgagcCAGCCTGGGGGTTGGGAGTTTGGGAGGCTAAGGTGTTATCTAGATGGCTCATAAATAGGCTGGCTTCGGAggatgccatgtgggtgcccatggttGTGCTGTGATTTATTTGTAAACTGTCCCTTCAAGGAAaagtagttgtgggtcaggatatAGGTAGTAAGTTGTATAAAatatgaggtagtgggtttggagcctGAAGGACATTGGGTGAGATAGTGTTTGATAGTGGAAAAGCCATGGACATGAGGGATGCttgtgtatagggaggtggcatcagcagTGATGAATAAGGATCAAGGAGGTAAATCGTAGGGAAGATGGAAAGTCAGTAAAGGAACTATTTGGTATCGATGAGGGAGGCTAGGTTTTGGGCAGTTGATTGGAAATGTTGAGCAACAAGAGTGGAAGTCCTTTCAgttcattcaccccccccccccccccccccagggaacttGGGGTTCTTTCATGAGTGCCATTTCGACAAGTAGGGGTCTTCTAATTGACGAACTTATTACAGACgttgatttgtgtctcctcagtGACAGTTCcactacccacttcagtgctgctcatAGCACCTTTTCTGCTATTGATATCATGATCTCCTTCCCTGCTCTCGTGGCTTTGCTACATTGGTCACCGCAGGATGATCTGTGTAACAGTGACCACTTTCAGGTGATTCCGTCATTTCCCTTCCaccaccaggcagacaggcccccacatTGGGCATTCTGCAGAGCCAATTGGCCTATATATGTGTGTACTGTGCACTTCAACCTCCCTCTTGGACTGCATTGATGTGGTCTGCAAGAAGTTACTGCCACTCTTCTTCATGCCACTGGCACTAtgtgggttatgcatttttgccaTTGACACACAGTATACCTCAATCCAAATCTTTATTTAGGTGCCCAGTGCCTAGATGTTGTAGCACATTTCTGTtttttgggccttatttttgataaaaagttgATGGGTCTACCCCATATTTGCCACCTGAAAACTACCTGCATGCAGAGGCTTAATGCTCTCCTCCACCTGGCCTACACATCTTGAGGTGCAGACTGTGTTATCTGTCTCCATCTTTACCACACTTTGGTTTCATCCAGACTAGATCTTCATCTTCACTTGCTGGAAAGTGTTTCGtgaattaaccccccccccctctccttcggGTGGTGCCTCGATCAAGGATTAGAACTGACATAATTCAGGGTCCTCAGGTCTCTGTCGCCCTTATGATATTCCAGCATCATGTACATTC
This window encodes:
- the LOC126481193 gene encoding UPF0184 protein AAEL002161, with product MTGILRWIKKLDKENNSSAMKVESTKDMDNQGNNTNPEEANTSTEQANAFLEQTTEEFDRDCEELNSQLDQLNSLLDAMEQKNDEIQEQLLQLLQCNRETRKLFELSRNSQPSA